One stretch of Qipengyuania gelatinilytica DNA includes these proteins:
- a CDS encoding putative bifunctional diguanylate cyclase/phosphodiesterase, which produces MGAMGGFFNRGARSARDGELKREAPLVPILPTDHERRVELLDSFENAGLGWFWATDAQGRLIYLSQNAIDKLGLDVGETLGKPLTDLFVPCRMTRDEKAEKQDRPLTFYLAARNSISQLQVRLALPDQEVWWEIAGKPQFDDRNQFTGYRGSAKDVTISRESQKDAERLSQYDSLTGLSNRHRMKKELTAKLKAYRSSKRVCALLMLDLDRFKQVNDTLGHPAGDELLKQVAARLNAILEHRGEIGRLGGDEFQVILPDIDDRGELGDIAARVIQMLAQPYSINGSRAIIGVSLGIAIAPYDGLESDDLVKAADLALYAAKGGGRGQYRFYSSDLEEGAKLRRLLEEDLRDALDRDELSMYYQPIVKSDTYNVAAFESLIRWEHPERGFVSPEEFIAVAEDLGIINQIGEWALRKACMQAVEWPVDLRVAINVSATQFVQDGFVDQVKSALQASKLKPERLELEITESVFIGDAAQTQKTFLELKELGVRLALDDFGTGYSSLSYLQHAPFDKIKIDQSFVRGATDPDNNNAAIMSAIVGLADALGMETVCEGVETKDELKLVTARGATHIQGYLFSRPIPHEEAIESLSKGDLKYEPRGPERSRSERKTVFRTIGAIHDDHRYQVVLRNISKTGARIEGLLDVPVGTHFVLDFGSGQLAVAIVRRSSKQTQGVEFETPLISDGADGFCTRHRVSPYAIEAAGRPLTALPQDAYGMLTGDSGGRSIPAFAEAKVVKP; this is translated from the coding sequence ATGGGAGCGATGGGCGGTTTCTTCAACAGGGGTGCACGCTCCGCACGCGACGGCGAACTCAAGCGCGAAGCGCCGCTCGTCCCGATCTTGCCAACCGACCACGAACGCCGCGTGGAATTGCTCGACAGTTTCGAGAACGCGGGCCTCGGCTGGTTCTGGGCTACCGACGCACAAGGTCGGCTTATCTATCTTTCGCAGAACGCCATCGACAAGCTTGGCCTCGACGTGGGCGAGACGCTGGGCAAGCCGCTGACCGACCTCTTCGTCCCTTGCCGCATGACCCGTGACGAGAAGGCGGAAAAACAGGACAGGCCTCTCACCTTCTACCTTGCCGCGCGCAATTCGATCTCGCAGCTCCAAGTCCGCCTTGCGCTTCCCGATCAAGAGGTATGGTGGGAGATTGCCGGTAAGCCCCAGTTCGACGATCGCAACCAGTTCACTGGCTACCGCGGCAGTGCAAAGGACGTCACGATCAGCCGGGAATCGCAGAAGGACGCCGAAAGGCTGTCCCAATATGACTCGCTGACCGGCCTTTCGAACCGCCACCGCATGAAGAAAGAGCTGACTGCCAAGCTCAAGGCCTATCGCAGCTCGAAACGCGTTTGCGCGCTCCTGATGCTCGACCTCGACCGCTTCAAGCAGGTCAACGATACGCTCGGCCATCCGGCGGGGGACGAACTGCTCAAGCAGGTTGCTGCCCGTCTCAACGCCATTCTCGAACACCGGGGTGAAATCGGCCGTCTCGGCGGTGACGAATTCCAGGTGATCCTGCCCGACATCGACGACCGCGGCGAGCTTGGCGATATCGCCGCCCGTGTGATCCAGATGCTGGCACAGCCCTATTCGATCAATGGTTCGCGCGCGATTATCGGCGTTTCGCTGGGCATTGCGATCGCACCTTACGACGGGCTCGAATCCGACGATCTCGTAAAGGCGGCCGACCTTGCGCTCTATGCCGCGAAGGGCGGGGGGCGCGGCCAGTATCGCTTCTATTCCAGTGACCTCGAGGAAGGCGCCAAATTGCGCCGCCTGCTCGAGGAAGACCTGCGCGATGCGCTCGATCGCGACGAGTTGTCGATGTATTACCAGCCGATCGTCAAATCGGACACTTACAACGTTGCTGCCTTTGAATCGCTGATCCGCTGGGAGCATCCGGAACGCGGTTTCGTTTCGCCCGAGGAATTCATCGCAGTTGCCGAAGATCTCGGCATCATCAACCAGATCGGTGAATGGGCGCTGCGCAAGGCTTGCATGCAGGCCGTCGAATGGCCGGTCGATCTTCGCGTCGCCATCAATGTTTCGGCCACGCAGTTTGTGCAGGACGGTTTCGTCGACCAGGTCAAGAGCGCGCTGCAGGCATCGAAGCTCAAGCCCGAACGGCTGGAGCTCGAGATTACCGAAAGCGTCTTCATCGGCGATGCCGCGCAAACCCAGAAGACCTTCCTCGAACTGAAAGAGCTTGGCGTTCGGCTGGCGCTGGACGATTTCGGGACGGGTTATTCGTCGCTCAGCTATTTGCAGCACGCGCCGTTCGACAAGATCAAGATCGACCAGAGCTTTGTGCGCGGCGCCACCGATCCGGACAACAACAATGCCGCGATCATGAGCGCGATCGTGGGCCTTGCCGATGCGCTGGGCATGGAAACCGTCTGCGAAGGCGTCGAGACGAAGGACGAGCTCAAGCTCGTGACCGCGCGCGGCGCGACGCATATCCAGGGCTACCTTTTCTCGCGCCCGATCCCACACGAGGAGGCCATCGAAAGCCTCTCCAAGGGCGATCTCAAATACGAGCCGCGCGGTCCGGAACGTTCGCGTTCGGAACGCAAGACGGTCTTCCGGACAATCGGAGCGATCCACGACGATCACCGGTACCAGGTCGTATTGCGCAATATTTCCAAGACAGGCGCGCGTATCGAAGGTCTGCTCGACGTCCCGGTCGGCACGCATTTCGTGCTCGACTTCGGCTCCGGCCAGCTTGCGGTCGCAATCGTTCGCCGCTCGTCAAAGCAGACGCAGGGAGTCGAGTTCGAAACCCCGCTTATCAGCGACGGTGCCGATGGCTTTTGTACGCGCCACCGCGTCTCGCCATATGCGATCGAGGCCGCCGGGAGGCCGCTTACGGCGCTGCCGCAGGACGCCTATGGCATGCTTACCGGCGACAGCGGCGGCCGCTCCATCCCGGCATTCGCCGAAGCGAAGGTCGTGAAGCCCTGA
- a CDS encoding PHA/PHB synthase family protein, which translates to MPKLEDEAAQHTSALGPLIGLTREDIFGAVAVMLRETASDPQRLMKHSQAMGEDMIKIMTGKSDLAPDPKDRRFQDPTWQYNPFMRAGMQYYLAVQKGASRWLEDLELDELEKDRARFISNIIIDSLAPTNTLVGNPSAQKMAITSGGLSLVKGLKNAYDDMVNNKGMVSQVDKKPFKLGENIATSKGDVVLRTEMMELVHYAPTTDEVYEVPQLTIPPQINKMYINDLSPEKSVVKYQLDNGIQTFVISWKNPTKEQGSWDMADYVRSCREAMEAVSKITGSKKVNVSAGCSGGQTASMLASKMAADGDDLLGTLTLMVCVLHPKQNDIEAGSLVSENGLELARRRASKKGVIKGDDLARGFAWLRPNDLIWNYVINNYLLGQDPPAFDVLFWNADATNLSGALMGDFLTVFETLAFTKQGEVEMVDHKIDLSKVTSDLFILGGVTDHITPWKATYRSTRLFGSKDITYVLSHSGHMQAILNPPGNPKAKYYIQKDPKKKLPETADQWLEGTEEVAGSWWPYWMNWVQERSGDKKKAPAKTGNKAYQPLDPAPGLYVMEAC; encoded by the coding sequence ATGCCCAAGCTCGAAGATGAAGCCGCCCAGCACACCAGCGCTCTTGGCCCCCTGATCGGCCTGACCCGGGAGGATATCTTCGGCGCAGTTGCCGTCATGCTCCGCGAGACCGCATCCGATCCGCAGCGCCTGATGAAGCACAGCCAGGCGATGGGCGAGGACATGATCAAGATCATGACCGGCAAGAGCGACCTTGCGCCCGACCCCAAGGACCGCCGGTTCCAGGACCCGACCTGGCAGTACAATCCCTTCATGCGCGCCGGGATGCAGTATTACCTCGCCGTGCAGAAAGGCGCCTCGCGCTGGCTGGAAGACCTCGAGCTCGACGAGCTGGAAAAGGACCGCGCGCGGTTCATCTCGAACATCATCATCGACAGCCTCGCGCCGACCAATACGCTGGTGGGTAACCCCAGCGCGCAGAAGATGGCCATCACCAGCGGCGGCCTCTCGCTCGTGAAGGGCCTCAAGAACGCCTATGACGACATGGTCAACAACAAGGGCATGGTCAGCCAGGTCGACAAGAAGCCCTTCAAGCTGGGCGAGAATATCGCGACCTCGAAGGGCGACGTCGTCCTGCGCACCGAAATGATGGAGCTGGTGCATTACGCCCCCACGACCGACGAGGTCTACGAGGTCCCGCAGCTCACCATCCCGCCGCAGATCAACAAGATGTACATCAACGACCTCTCGCCGGAGAAGTCGGTGGTGAAATACCAGCTCGACAACGGTATCCAGACCTTCGTCATCAGCTGGAAGAACCCGACCAAGGAACAGGGCAGCTGGGACATGGCCGACTATGTCCGCTCCTGCCGCGAGGCGATGGAGGCTGTCAGCAAGATTACCGGCAGCAAGAAGGTCAATGTCTCGGCCGGCTGTTCGGGCGGCCAGACCGCCTCGATGCTGGCGAGCAAGATGGCCGCAGACGGCGACGACTTGCTCGGCACGCTCACGCTGATGGTCTGCGTGCTGCACCCCAAGCAGAACGACATCGAGGCAGGATCGCTGGTGAGCGAGAACGGTCTCGAACTGGCCCGCCGCCGCGCGTCCAAGAAGGGCGTCATCAAGGGGGACGATCTTGCCCGCGGCTTTGCATGGCTGCGCCCGAACGACCTCATCTGGAACTACGTCATCAACAATTACCTGCTCGGGCAAGACCCGCCGGCATTCGACGTATTGTTCTGGAATGCCGATGCGACCAATCTTTCTGGCGCGCTCATGGGCGACTTCCTGACCGTATTCGAGACGCTCGCCTTCACCAAGCAGGGCGAGGTCGAAATGGTCGACCACAAGATCGACCTGTCGAAGGTGACCAGCGACCTCTTCATCCTCGGCGGCGTGACCGACCATATCACCCCGTGGAAGGCGACCTATCGCTCCACCCGCCTCTTCGGATCGAAGGACATCACCTACGTCCTGTCGCATTCCGGGCACATGCAGGCGATTCTGAACCCTCCAGGTAACCCCAAGGCAAAATATTACATCCAGAAGGACCCGAAGAAGAAGCTGCCCGAGACCGCCGACCAATGGCTCGAGGGCACCGAAGAAGTCGCGGGCTCCTGGTGGCCTTACTGGATGAACTGGGTGCAGGAACGCTCGGGCGACAAGAAGAAGGCTCCGGCAAAAACGGGGAACAAGGCATACCAGCCTCTGGACCCCGCCCCGGGACTGTACGTTATGGAAGCCTGCTAA
- a CDS encoding putative bifunctional diguanylate cyclase/phosphodiesterase, giving the protein MPLAPQFSGDEKLAIVEQLESSGVACFWATDAKGVLTYLSPAIFEAMGRQAANAFEIPFQHVFAPVAGDGDARSLGLKLGTRKSFSGLTVETGDSTSDLVVRLSGRPMYDKAGDFLGFRGTASDVTEEFRAEEEASRLAKFDSLTGLANRHRMEQRIDSTLQTFRSAKRAAALMMLDLDRFKQVNDTLGHAAGDQLLQQVAERLNSVVAGRGEIGRLGGDEFQILIPDMDDRGELGEIAKKIIQMLSQPYSVEEGRCSIGCSVGVAIAPYDGLEREDLTRAADLALYASKNGGRGQFRFYAADLEHEANLRKRMEEDLAQAIEAGDFKLEYQPCVSLESNRVVALEAQFCWEDEDRGRVQPETFLPVAEGSRLIIPIGEWALRKACEQARDWPESLRLSMNISPVQFEANGFVEMVESVLEETGMDPARLDLELNESVLLGDASKVDAALGALFKLGVRLTLDQYGTGLSSLSYLRRAPFNSLKIGANFFEPVMGNDLGDMELVRAVVALAGAMGMETVANGVHAMDLMAELKKIGVSHVQGYVFSEAISHEAVLEDIASGDWTLEPTDQGSQRASRRTVFRKIGLIHEDHYYDVTLRNLSRSGAMIQGLEDVPVGTQFVLDFGQGQLAVCTVRRTMDDTQGVEFEQELVDDGAGGLCTRHRVSPYELAAAGAPLTALPPGKYSQAPEAAPGSYAQFKLSSNAPQQGGGPQEG; this is encoded by the coding sequence ATGCCTCTTGCACCCCAGTTTTCGGGTGACGAGAAGCTGGCCATTGTCGAACAGCTCGAAAGCTCGGGTGTCGCCTGTTTCTGGGCGACCGATGCCAAGGGCGTGCTTACTTATCTCAGCCCCGCCATCTTCGAGGCGATGGGCCGTCAGGCTGCCAATGCCTTCGAAATTCCTTTCCAGCACGTCTTTGCACCCGTGGCAGGTGATGGAGACGCGCGTTCGCTGGGCCTCAAGCTCGGCACGCGAAAGAGCTTTTCCGGCCTAACGGTTGAAACCGGTGACAGCACCTCGGACCTCGTGGTGCGTCTTTCGGGCCGCCCGATGTATGACAAGGCGGGTGACTTCCTCGGCTTCCGCGGCACCGCCAGCGACGTCACCGAAGAGTTTCGTGCCGAGGAAGAAGCAAGCCGCCTCGCCAAGTTCGATTCCCTGACCGGCCTCGCCAATCGTCACCGGATGGAGCAGCGGATCGATTCCACGCTGCAGACCTTCCGCAGCGCCAAGCGCGCAGCTGCGCTGATGATGCTCGACCTCGACCGGTTCAAGCAGGTCAACGACACGCTCGGCCATGCGGCTGGCGACCAGCTTCTGCAGCAGGTCGCCGAACGCCTGAATTCGGTCGTCGCGGGTCGCGGCGAGATCGGTCGCCTCGGCGGTGACGAATTCCAGATACTCATTCCCGACATGGATGACCGCGGCGAGCTGGGCGAGATTGCGAAAAAGATCATCCAGATGCTCTCGCAACCCTATTCGGTCGAAGAGGGGCGCTGTTCCATCGGATGTTCGGTCGGTGTTGCGATTGCGCCTTATGACGGCCTTGAACGCGAAGACCTGACGCGTGCTGCCGACCTGGCTCTTTACGCCTCGAAGAACGGTGGCCGCGGCCAGTTCCGCTTCTATGCTGCCGACCTCGAACACGAGGCGAACCTTCGCAAGCGCATGGAAGAAGACCTCGCCCAGGCTATCGAGGCGGGTGACTTCAAGCTTGAATACCAGCCATGCGTTTCGCTCGAATCCAACCGGGTCGTCGCGCTCGAAGCGCAGTTCTGCTGGGAAGACGAAGATCGGGGCCGCGTGCAGCCGGAAACCTTCCTTCCGGTGGCAGAGGGCAGCCGCCTGATCATTCCCATCGGCGAATGGGCCCTGCGCAAGGCGTGCGAGCAGGCCAGGGACTGGCCCGAAAGCCTGCGCCTGTCGATGAACATCTCTCCGGTCCAGTTCGAGGCCAACGGCTTCGTCGAGATGGTCGAGAGCGTGCTCGAGGAAACCGGTATGGACCCGGCGCGCCTCGACCTGGAACTGAACGAATCCGTCCTGCTCGGCGATGCCAGCAAGGTCGATGCGGCCCTCGGCGCCCTGTTCAAGCTCGGCGTTCGCCTGACGCTCGACCAGTACGGCACGGGGCTTTCGTCACTCAGCTATCTGCGCCGCGCACCGTTCAACTCGCTCAAGATCGGGGCGAACTTCTTCGAGCCCGTCATGGGCAATGATCTCGGTGACATGGAACTGGTCCGCGCAGTGGTCGCACTTGCCGGCGCCATGGGCATGGAGACGGTTGCCAACGGCGTCCATGCGATGGACCTGATGGCCGAACTGAAGAAGATCGGCGTGAGCCATGTCCAGGGCTACGTTTTCTCCGAAGCGATCAGCCACGAGGCAGTCCTCGAAGACATCGCCAGCGGCGACTGGACGTTGGAGCCGACCGACCAGGGCAGCCAGCGCGCAAGCCGCCGCACGGTTTTCCGCAAGATCGGCCTGATCCACGAAGATCACTATTACGACGTGACGCTGCGCAACCTCTCTCGCTCGGGTGCCATGATCCAGGGCCTCGAGGACGTGCCCGTCGGAACGCAATTCGTGCTCGACTTCGGTCAGGGCCAGCTGGCCGTCTGCACCGTGCGCCGCACGATGGACGATACGCAGGGCGTCGAATTCGAACAGGAACTGGTGGACGATGGGGCAGGGGGGCTATGCACACGCCACCGTGTCAGCCCCTACGAACTGGCCGCTGCCGGTGCGCCGCTCACCGCGCTTCCGCCGGGCAAGTACAGTCAGGCGCCCGAGGCAGCACCGGGCAGCTATGCGCAGTTCAAACTGTCGTCGAATGCCCCCCAGCAGGGCGGCGGTCCGCAAGAAGGCTGA
- the lepA gene encoding translation elongation factor 4: protein MTDLSKIRNFSIIAHIDHGKSTLADRLIQFCGGLTDREMSEQVLDNMDIEKERGITIKAQTVRLNYTAKDGETYELNLMDTPGHVDFAYEVSRSLAACEGALLVVDAAQGVEAQTLANVYQSIEHDHEIVPVINKIDLPAAEPDKVKAEIEDIIGLDASDAVLTSAKSGIGIEETLEALVQRIPAPTGDREAPLKAMLVDSWYDPYLGVVILVRVMDGVIKKGLNVKFMQGGTQHLIDRVGCFTPKRTDLPELGPGEIGFITAQIKEVEQARVGDTITTVKGGAEKALAGYKEVQPVVFCGLFPVDAADFEKLRESIGKLRLNDASFSYEMESSAALGFGFRAGFLGLLHLEIIQERLSREYDLDLITTAPSVVYRVHLAHTKTEDAKVIDIHNPADWPDVNRIDMIEEPWIKAVIYTPDEYLGSILKLCQDRRGIQTDLTYVGGRAQVSYELPLNEVVFDFYDRLKSISRGYASFDYEQIGLREGDLVKMNIMVNNEPVDALSLIVHRSVAEERGRGMCERLKDLIPRHLFKIPIQAAIGGKIIARETIAALRKDVTAKCYGGDITRKKKLLEKQKKGKARMREYGNVSIPQEAFIAALRMGEE, encoded by the coding sequence ATGACCGACCTTTCCAAGATCCGTAACTTTTCGATTATCGCGCATATCGACCACGGCAAGTCCACGCTGGCCGACCGGTTGATCCAGTTCTGCGGCGGGCTGACCGATCGCGAGATGTCCGAGCAGGTCCTTGACAACATGGACATCGAGAAGGAGCGCGGCATCACCATCAAGGCGCAGACCGTGCGCCTCAATTACACCGCCAAGGATGGCGAGACCTATGAGCTGAACCTCATGGACACGCCCGGCCATGTCGACTTCGCCTATGAAGTCTCCCGCAGCCTAGCCGCTTGCGAAGGCGCGCTGCTGGTCGTCGACGCGGCGCAGGGCGTCGAAGCCCAGACGCTGGCCAATGTCTACCAGTCGATCGAGCACGATCACGAGATCGTCCCCGTGATCAACAAGATCGACCTTCCCGCCGCCGAACCCGACAAGGTAAAGGCGGAGATCGAGGACATCATCGGCCTCGACGCCTCCGACGCCGTCCTCACATCCGCCAAATCCGGCATCGGCATCGAGGAAACCCTCGAAGCCCTCGTGCAGCGCATTCCCGCCCCCACCGGCGACCGCGAGGCACCGCTCAAGGCCATGCTCGTCGATTCATGGTACGACCCCTACCTCGGCGTCGTCATCCTCGTGCGCGTGATGGACGGGGTCATCAAGAAGGGCCTCAACGTCAAGTTCATGCAGGGCGGCACGCAGCACCTGATCGACCGCGTCGGCTGCTTCACCCCCAAGCGCACCGACCTGCCCGAGCTCGGCCCCGGCGAGATCGGCTTCATCACCGCGCAGATCAAGGAAGTCGAACAGGCCCGCGTCGGCGACACCATCACCACGGTGAAGGGCGGGGCGGAAAAGGCGCTGGCCGGCTACAAGGAAGTCCAGCCCGTGGTCTTCTGCGGCCTCTTCCCGGTCGACGCCGCGGATTTCGAGAAACTGCGCGAAAGCATCGGCAAGCTGCGCCTCAACGACGCCAGCTTCAGCTACGAGATGGAAAGCAGCGCCGCGCTGGGCTTCGGCTTCCGCGCCGGCTTCCTCGGCCTGCTGCACCTGGAGATCATCCAGGAACGCCTCTCCCGCGAATACGACCTCGACCTCATCACCACGGCCCCCTCCGTGGTCTACCGCGTCCACCTCGCCCACACGAAGACGGAAGACGCCAAGGTCATCGACATCCACAACCCCGCCGACTGGCCGGACGTGAATCGCATCGACATGATCGAGGAACCGTGGATCAAGGCGGTGATCTACACGCCCGACGAATACCTCGGCTCCATCCTCAAGCTGTGCCAGGACCGCCGCGGCATCCAGACCGACCTGACCTATGTCGGCGGCCGCGCGCAGGTGAGCTACGAGCTGCCGCTGAACGAAGTGGTGTTCGACTTCTATGACCGCTTGAAGAGCATCAGCCGCGGCTACGCCAGCTTCGATTACGAGCAGATCGGCCTGCGCGAAGGCGATCTGGTAAAGATGAACATCATGGTCAATAACGAGCCGGTCGATGCGCTATCGCTGATCGTCCACCGCAGTGTGGCGGAAGAGCGCGGCCGCGGCATGTGCGAGCGCCTGAAAGACCTCATCCCGCGCCATTTGTTCAAGATCCCGATCCAGGCCGCGATCGGCGGCAAGATCATCGCCCGCGAAACCATCGCCGCCTTGCGCAAGGATGTCACCGCCAAATGCTACGGCGGCGACATCACCCGCAAGAAAAAGCTGCTGGAAAAGCAGAAGAAGGGCAAGGCAAGGATGCGCGAGTACGGGAACGTGAGCATTCCGCAAGAGGCGTTTATTGCTGCGCTGCGGATGGGTGAGGAGTGA
- a CDS encoding FAD-dependent oxidoreductase, translating to MRHIAIVGSGPAGYYTAEAAAKHWGDDVRVDVFDTLPVPYGLIRTGVAPDHQSIKKVSMRYEKTALTDNVRFVGNVEIGRDISVGDLQELYDAVIFATGAPHDRQLGLDGEELGNVIGSAAFVGWYNGHPQFASLAPDLSGKHAVVVGMGNVALDVARILSKTEAEFAGSDIVSHALDALKNSNIETITILGRRGPHQIMMTPKELGELMHLERASPQVEKDDLPPEGDDAILEPGLRKSVTLLRDFAAIPESIHGETPITIGFDFFANPKAFLGDDGKVKAVEVERTTIEKGRAIGTGETYEIPADIVITCIGYRSSPIEGVPFDERAGRFANDEGRILPGLYCVGWAKRGPTGTIGTNRPDGYGVIDLVAQDIGNGSRKRGRDGFDELAEQRGLDIVTFRDWQKIEEAEAAAARDGSPREKFVDIESMIAARN from the coding sequence ATGCGCCATATCGCAATCGTGGGATCGGGACCGGCCGGCTACTACACGGCCGAGGCTGCGGCAAAGCACTGGGGCGATGATGTAAGGGTCGATGTGTTCGATACCCTGCCCGTGCCATATGGACTGATCCGTACCGGCGTTGCGCCCGATCACCAGTCAATCAAGAAGGTCTCGATGCGGTATGAGAAGACCGCGCTCACCGATAACGTGCGATTTGTCGGGAATGTCGAGATCGGTAGGGACATTTCGGTCGGTGACCTGCAGGAACTCTACGACGCCGTGATCTTCGCGACCGGCGCACCGCATGACCGGCAGCTCGGGCTCGACGGAGAAGAGCTTGGCAACGTCATCGGCAGTGCCGCCTTTGTCGGCTGGTATAACGGGCATCCGCAATTTGCCTCGCTCGCGCCAGACCTGAGCGGAAAGCATGCGGTGGTCGTGGGAATGGGTAATGTCGCGCTGGATGTCGCACGTATCCTCTCCAAGACCGAGGCCGAGTTCGCCGGGTCGGACATCGTGAGCCATGCACTCGACGCCCTCAAGAACTCCAATATCGAGACCATCACCATCCTCGGCCGGCGCGGCCCGCACCAGATCATGATGACGCCCAAGGAACTGGGCGAGCTCATGCATCTCGAGCGTGCAAGCCCGCAGGTCGAGAAGGACGACCTGCCGCCCGAAGGGGACGATGCGATCCTCGAACCGGGCCTGCGCAAATCGGTGACCCTGCTGCGCGATTTCGCGGCCATCCCCGAAAGCATCCACGGTGAGACGCCGATCACGATCGGGTTCGATTTCTTCGCCAATCCCAAGGCGTTCCTCGGCGATGACGGCAAGGTAAAGGCGGTCGAGGTCGAGCGCACGACCATCGAGAAAGGCCGCGCCATCGGCACCGGCGAGACTTACGAAATTCCCGCCGACATCGTTATCACCTGCATCGGCTATCGATCTTCGCCGATCGAAGGCGTGCCTTTCGACGAGCGCGCCGGACGCTTCGCCAATGACGAGGGCCGCATCCTGCCCGGCCTCTATTGCGTCGGATGGGCCAAGCGCGGTCCGACCGGCACGATCGGCACCAACCGCCCCGATGGCTATGGCGTGATCGATCTCGTCGCGCAGGACATCGGCAACGGCTCGCGAAAGCGGGGCCGTGACGGCTTCGATGAACTGGCAGAGCAGCGCGGCCTCGACATCGTCACCTTCCGCGACTGGCAGAAGATCGAGGAGGCGGAAGCCGCCGCCGCACGCGATGGCTCGCCAAGAGAGAAATTCGTCGATATCGAAAGCATGATTGCCGCAAGAAACTGA
- a CDS encoding alpha/beta fold hydrolase, whose product MMDVGGRTLRVAHWRLDEPSDHPPLLFFNGIGANIEAVAPLAEMLTERAFVMFDMPGTGESPDPTIPYNPFTMTWTATQILDRLGLEEVDVMGVSWGGAMAQHYALQYPGRTRRLVLVATTAGMLMVPGNPAALTKMANPRRYIDPKFMNEHFQTLYGGVDKDGASHQKDSHIGRLKPPSPRGYFYQLIAMLGWTSLPALPFMSKEVLIMMGDDDQIVPLINGKILNTAIRNSRLEVIEGGGHLFLLTHADESVAALREFLDAPDGEDRAAA is encoded by the coding sequence ATGATGGACGTCGGCGGCCGGACACTGCGGGTGGCCCACTGGCGGCTCGACGAACCGAGCGACCATCCGCCGCTCCTGTTCTTCAACGGCATCGGCGCGAATATCGAAGCGGTGGCTCCGCTTGCGGAAATGCTCACCGAACGCGCTTTCGTCATGTTCGATATGCCGGGCACCGGTGAAAGCCCTGATCCGACGATCCCCTACAACCCCTTCACCATGACCTGGACGGCGACGCAGATCCTCGATCGCCTCGGGCTGGAAGAGGTCGATGTGATGGGCGTGAGCTGGGGCGGCGCGATGGCGCAGCATTATGCACTGCAGTATCCGGGCCGCACCCGCCGCCTGGTGCTTGTCGCCACTACGGCGGGCATGCTGATGGTGCCGGGCAATCCGGCCGCGCTCACCAAGATGGCGAACCCGCGCCGCTACATCGACCCCAAGTTCATGAACGAGCACTTCCAGACGCTTTATGGCGGCGTCGACAAGGATGGGGCGAGCCACCAGAAGGACAGCCACATCGGCCGCCTCAAGCCGCCCTCCCCGCGCGGATATTTCTACCAGCTGATCGCCATGCTCGGCTGGACCAGCCTTCCCGCCCTGCCTTTCATGAGCAAGGAAGTGCTGATCATGATGGGCGACGACGATCAGATCGTCCCGCTCATCAACGGCAAGATCCTCAACACCGCCATCCGCAATTCGCGCCTCGAGGTGATCGAGGGCGGCGGTCACCTGTTCCTGCTGACCCACGCAGACGAAAGTGTCGCTGCGCTGCGCGAATTCCTCGACGCACCGGATGGCGAGGACCGTGCAGCAGCCTGA